The Gracilibacillus caseinilyticus genome segment CCTCTCAAAACAACTATACTTATAGCCACTAATTGCTATTTTAGCATGTTGTTGGTACATATGTAACTAGTAGCATTTATTAAATCAATCCAGTATGTCTATAGTATTTTCTAAATTCCTAAGGATTAATCAAATAAACTTATTTTTTTGCATACAGAAAAAGCGGGATGACTCCCGCTTTCCTTGACTTATCGACGTAAGCCTAATTTTTGAATTAGAGTACGATAACGCGCAACATCTTTATTACGTAGGTAATTTAATAAGTTACGACGTTTACCAACCATCTTTAAGAGACCACGACGAGAATGGTGATCTTTCTTATGAATACGTAAGTGATTATTCAAATTATTGATTTCCTCTGTAAGGACAGCAATTTGAACTTCTGGAGATCCAGTATCGTTCTCATGTGTTTTGTATTCACTGATGATTTCGTTTTTACGATCTTGAGTGATAGCCATCCTATTCACCTCCTGTACTAATTTCTTGAAACCCCAATCCCCTAGCAGTCGTCGGAGACTCGAATTGCCAAGCGGATGGTTCCATATTAAAGATTACAACTTTCCAGAATAAATTGCAAGTAGTTTCAATGATTTATTGCAAAAAATTCTCTGCTAACGTGCTCATCTTCTTTCAATTTGTCCACCAATTCTTCAATACCTGTAAATTTCTCTTCATCCCGGATATATTTTTTCCAATACACGGTCACATTGTCTCCATATATGTTCTCATTAAAATCAAAAATATGCACTTCTATTTTTGTGTTCTCCCTGTCATCGGTGAAAGTTGGATTATAGCCGAGATTTGCCATGCCATAATAAAATGTTTCACCAATCTGTACCTCTACAGCATAAACACCGATTTTTGGCAAGAAATAGTTGTCAGCTATTTTCAAATTTGCAGTGGGATAACCGATAGTTCGGCCGCGCTTATCCCCGTGAACCACTTCTCCTGTCAAAGCAAAAGGTCTTCCCAATAATACCTCGGCTTTCTCCATCTCACCATACTGCAAGGACTCACGAATTCTTGTGGAACTGATTTTTTCTTCTTGGTGATCAAATCTTGATATTTTGGTGATGGCTAATTCGTTTGCTGTGTAGCTGTGAATGTTATCCATATTACCGGCTCCTTTATGACCGAAAGTAAAGTCATAGCCTGCCACCAGGTGAGAAATGTTCAAACCTACAATAAAGTGTTCAATAAATGCTTGTGGCGACAGTTGAGCTAATGGTTGATCAAAACGAATAATATAAAGATTATCCACCCCGAGCATTTCCATTCTTTTTATTTTGTGTTCTATTGGTGTAATATATTTGACTTGATCTTTCTTCTGTTGCAAGACAACAGATGGGTGTGGATCAAAGGTTATCACTGCTGCATGCTTGTTTTCATCATGGGCAATCTGCTTTGCTTTATCAATAACTTTTTGATGACCTTTGTGCACACCATCAAAAAATCCAATTGCTGCAACAGCAGCTGGCAGCTGATTAGTTTGTAAGGAATGTGGATAGTAAAGAGATGTTACTTCCATCTGTCTCACCTACTTTCTTTCGTTGAATCTGAATACCCGGGCCGGTTTGATCTGGTGCTTGTCATTAAGTGTTTGATAAATAGCAATCGTATTCTGCTGATACACCATTCGGAAAAATGTGGTGCTTGGCACGGGTTCCGGCATCGGAAACTTCTGTCCATGTAATACCTTAACCTTCGTGCTTTCAGATATATCGATTTTATCCATATGAGCTAATGCTCGATCAATCGTTAACAATGGGATCATACTGTCTTCTTCTGTCAGTAACTGCAATTGAGCTAATGTGTACGTTTCATGCTCTGCAATATGCCCTGTTGCAGTTCGGACAAGGTGTGCCATATGTGCTGGATATCCTAGTGCCTTTCCTATATCAACGCATAATGTGCGAATGTATGTACCTTTTGAACAGGTAACTTCAAATTCTATTGTTTGTGTCTTTTCTACTTTATCATATGTTGTAGCTAAAAAACGAATATTGTGAACTGTAATCCTTCGAATTGGACGTTCAACTGGTTCGTTCGCACGTGCATACTCGTATAACTTTTTACCTTTTACTTTAACCGCAGAATATAACGGTACCTGTTGCTCTGTTTCACCGACAAACTGCTCTAATGCGGCTAAAATAGCATCATCCTCTAACAGCTTATTTACGTTGTCTTGCTGCGTCACAGTTCCTGTCTGATCTTCCGTATCCGTCGAAAAACCAACTTTTGCAACAGCACGGTATGTTTTGGTCGTATCTGTGAGGTATGGAACAATTTTGGTAGCTTCACCAATACAAATTGGTAATACACCTTCTACTTCTGGATCTAATGTTCCAGTGTGTCCCACTTTTTTCGTCCGAAGCAGCTTTCTCACTTTAAATACACAATCATGAGATGTCATGCCTTTTGTTTTCCATAATGGTAAAATCCCGTCCATATGTCACCTCTTTTAAGCGTTGATGCTGTGTGTTCGAATCAGACAGTGAGAAAACCCTTGTGATGACAAGGGTTTTCCACATGTTAGTCTTCTTCATTTGTTTCGTTCAATTCACGCAAGATATGCTCAATTCGATTACCACGTTCAATCGTATCATCAAAGTCGAACATCAATTCCGGCGTTTTTCTTAATCGAATTCGTTTGCCGATCTCTGATCGGATGAATCCTTTCGCTTTGGCAAGTCCGATTAAGGTTTCCTGACGCTTATTTTCGTCACCTAATACAGATATAAAAACTTTCGCTTGCTGCAAATCACCGGTCACTTCTACATCAGTGATGGTTACAAATCCAACTCGAGGGTCTTTGATTTTTCGAGAGATTATATCACCAAGCTCTTTTTTCATTTGTTCGGCGACTCGATTAGAGCGTAATTCCCCCATCCGTATCACCTCTTTCTATAATCCGTTAGTTATCTTATTTCTACATTTGTAATGGTTCGTTCAATTTCTGTGAAGGAATCAAAGACTTTGCAGGCTTGCTGCATTACTTGTTCTCCCAGTTCGACAGTAGTCGTGACCGTTACGATGGCGAACTTCGATCGTTGCCACAAGTCTTGATAATCGATTTCGGCAATCGCGACATTTAGTTGTTTCTTTAACCGATTTTGTATTCTTTTTAGTACAGAACGCTTATCTTTCAACGAATGACATTCATAAAGAATAAACTCAACCTCGGCATAGGTAATCATTAGATTTCCACTTCTTCCATTACATATGCTTCGATTACATCGCCTTCTTTAATATCATTGTAATTCTTGATCGTGATACCACACTCATAGTTTTGAGCTACTTCTTTCACATCATCTTTATAACGTTTGAGCGTATCGATTTCACCCTCATACACTACTACGCCGTCACGGATCAAGCGGATACCAGAGTCTCTTGTGACTTTACCATCTGTTACATATGCACCAGCGATGGTACCAATTTTGGAAACTTTAAAGATTTCTCTTACTTCTACTTGACCGATTACTTTCTCTTCAAATTCTGGATCCAGCATACCTTTCATTGCTGCTTCCACTTCTTCAATAGCTTTGTAAATGACGCGGTGTAGACGAATATCTACCTTTTCTGATTCCGCTGCTTTTTTAGCATTGTTGTCAGGACGAACATTAAAACCGATGACAATAGCGTTTGATGCAGATGCCAAAATAATATCAGACTCTTTAATCGCACCTACACCTGTATGAATAATGTTCACTTTAACTCCTTCAACATCGATTTTTTGTAACGATGCTGCCAATGCTTCTACTGACCCTTGCACATCTGCTTTCAGAATAACGTTGATGTCTTTAATATCACCTTGTTTAATTTGTTCGAAAAGATCATCCAGGCTGACTCGAGATTGTGAACCACGTTTTTCTTCCAGTTGTATTTCTTGACGCATTTCTCCAATTTGGCGTGCTTGTTTTTCATCTTTGAATACAACAAAGCGATCGCCAGCCAACGGAACATCATTTAATCCTGTAATTTCAACAGGTGTTGAAGGTCCAGCTGATTTAATACGTTTGCCAAGGTCATTTACCATTGCACGAACACGGCCAAATGTATTACCAACTACGATTGGATCTCCTACTCTTAGTGTACCATTTTGCACTAATAATGATGCAACAGAACCGCGACCTTTATCTAATTGCGCTTCAATTACAGTACCATCTGCTAATCGATCCGCATTTGCCTTCAATTCTTCCACTTCTGAAACAAGAAGGATCATCTCTAATAAGTCATCAATGCCTTCTCCTTTTAGTGCAGATAAGTTTACAAAGATAGTGTCACCGCCCCAGTCCTCTGGGATTAACTGATATTCTGTTAATTCTTGCATTACGCGATCAGGATTAGCACCTTCTTTGTCCATTTTGTTCACTGCCACAATAATTGGCACTTCTGCTGCTTTCGCGTGGTTAATTGCTTCAATTGTTTGTGGCATTACACCATCATCAGCCGCGACAACTAAAATTGCAATATCTGTAATTTGTGCACCACGTGAGCGCATGCTGGTAAAGGCAGCGTGCCCCGGTGTATCGAGGAATGTAACTTTCTTATCATTCTCTCTTATTTGATAAGCCCCAATATGCTGAGTGATTCCACCTGCTTCACCTTCTGTCACCTTTGTATTACGGATTGAATCCAATAAAGTTGTTTTACCATGATCAACGTGACCCATAATAGTTACTACCGGAGGACGCTCTTCTAATTTTTCCGGATCTTCTTCTGCAATATAATTTGTTAAATCTGATTTATCAACTTCTACTTCCTCTTCGACTTCTACGCCATACTCACCACAGATTAATTCTAACGCATCTTCATCAAGATCCTGGTTTTTAGTTGCCATTACTCCTAAGAACATGAGCTTTTTAATGATTTCATTTGTTTCTTTATTTAGTTTTTCGGCAAGCTCACCTACTGTAATGGAACCAGTATACGTAATTTTTTCTGGCTGTTTTGGCTTTGTATTTGCCCTTTTCGGTTCTTGTTTTGGTGCTTCTTTTTTTGGATTATCGTGTTTTTTCTGTTTCTTTTTATTTTTATTGAATGCCTTACTCGACTGCTGTCCAGAACCTTTTTTGTTATCTGGTTTTTTAGATTCTTGTTTTTGCTTTGGCTGTTCTTTCGATGATGCTTTAAATGTCTGATCTAATTTCTTAATCGTTTCGTCCGAAATAGTCGCCATATGATTGGACACTGGTGTATTCAGTTCACTTAATTTATTAATAATATCTTTGCTTGTTTTATTTACTTGCTTTGCGTATTCATATACTCGTATTTTTGACATACGTTCACCCCCGAAAATTTTCATCAAGCAGTGTAATCAATTTCTTCGCAAATCCTTGCTCATGAATCGAAACAGCTACACGACCTGATTTACCTACCGCTTGTGAAAGTGTATCTCGATCGTCGACAAAGAAAAATGGGATGTGGTAATACATACATTTATCCGTTAATTTCTTTCTAGTCTGATCTCCGATATCACTTGCGATTAGAACTACTCTTGCTTTCCTTGACTGAATTTCTTTTACGATTAATTCTTCCCCAAACGTACATTTACCTGCACGATTGGCTAAACCAATAATATTTAAATATGCTTTGTTCACCTTATTCGCCTTCAATCTCATGACGTAAGTGTTGATACACTTCGTCTGGGATTTTTATCTCCAAATGTTTTTCGAGTGCACCATTTTTTTGTGCCTGATCGATAACTTGGACGTCTTTGGAAACATAGGCACCTCGACCATTCTTCTTTCCAGTCGGATCCACAAATACTTCGCCTTCCTTGGTTTTAACCACCCGAATTAACGATTGTTTCGGCTTCATTTCTTGTGTAATCACACATTTTCTAAGCGGAAGTTTGCGCTTTTTAGCCATTTGAATTCCTCCTTACTTAAACAGATCTTCATCCATATTTTCGTAGGATTCTTCAAAGTCCAGGCTATCGTCCTCATATTCTAATCCTTCAAGGCTTTCATCCGCTTGTTCTTCTGAAATCATACCTTCTTCCCTTGCTTCTGATTCACTCTTAATATCGATTTTCCAACCTGTTAATTTGGCAGCCAGTCTTGCATTCTGACCACGTTTACCAATTGCAAGTGACAATTGATAGTCAGGTACAATAACCGTCGTAGCTTTTTCTTCCTCATCGACAAGGACTTTGACAACCTTTGATGGACTGAGTGCGTTGGATACATAGACAACAGGATCTTCAGACCATTCCACGATATCTATTTTTTCCCCTTTTAATTCATCGACGATCGTTTGTACTCTTTGCCCTTTTTGTCCGACACATGAACCTACCGGATCAATCTCAGGATCTTCTGCATGCACTGAAATCTTCGAACGGTCCCCCGCTTCACGTGCTACAGATTTCACTTCAACTGTACCATCAAAGATTTCAGGGACTTCCATTTCGAATAATCTTTTTAATAAACCTGGATGTGTTCTCGAAACAAAAATATTAGGTCCTTTATTCGAATTTTCCACTTTCGTCACGTAAACTTTAATTCTATCATGGACCTGATATGTTTCGGTAGGCATACACTCGGATTCCGGTAATTTTGCTTCTACTTTACCCAAGTTGACATAAATGAAGCGGCCGTCCATACGTTGAATCGTACCATTCATAATATCATCTTCACGATCAATATATTCATTAAAGATAATGCCTCGCTCTGCTTCACGTACACGTTGTGTCACTACTTGTTTAGCAGCCTGAGCAGCGATTCTTCCGAAATCTTTTGGTGTAACTTCCACCTCTACTACATCCCCCACTTCATAGGAAGGGTTAATGTGATGTGCTTCTTCTAGCGACATTTGCTGTTGATGATCCACAACTTCTTCCACAATCTCTTTCTGAGCAAATACTCCCATGGAACCAGCTTCTTCATTTATATCAACTCGCACATTTGTTGCGGACTTAAAGTTTTTCTTATAAGCGGATATTAAAGCTGCTTCTAAGGCTTCCATCAAAATATCTTTGTTAATTCCTTTTTCCTTTTCTAAATAATTCATTGCATCGAACAATTCTCTGTTCACCCTAATTTCCCCCTTTAATCAAAAGTAACGGCTAAACGCGCTTTAGCAATTTTATCGAATGGTATTTCCACTTCTTTCTTTTGGTTTTTTTCCTTATATTGAATGGTTGCATAGCCATTTTCAAAGTGAGTAAGATCACCTGTGAATTCTTTTTCACCTGCAACCGGTTCATACAACTTCACATAGACATGATGTCCGACATGCTTTTCGAAATCCTCGCTTTTTTTGAGCGGACGTTCAACTCCTGGAGAAGATACTTCCAGGAAATACGCTTCTTTGATTGGGTCAGCTTCATCCAGTTTTGTACTTAGTTTTTCTGAAACCAGACCACATTCTTCAATATCTACGCCACCGTCTTTATCAATATAAACCCGTAAAAACCAATTAGGACCTTCTTTCTCATATACGATATCAACTAGTTCTAAAGAAAGCTCTTCTAAAATAGGTGTTACAAATTCTTCTGTCTGTTGTGCAATATTGAGTGCCAATTTCATTACCTCCTCTGCTGCATTTTGTTCTTTAGAATATATTTCCCATAATTGTGAAACGATACACACCGTTCATTTTAGTGTGAAAGTTGCAAAGGGAATGATAAATCCCTTGCCACAATTGGCAAGGGATTTGTATCAAACCATATCCTTACTTTACATGACAGCTAAGAAGAAAGAGTGGGTTTACCCACTCTTTCTTCTGTCCGCATCAAATGAAATCTGTTTAAAATATAGCATGAATCGGCGTACAATGCAAGGATTATGATATATTTATCCAATAAATGTGTAATTTGTGGAAAGGTCAACCAAAAATCTAAAGATGAAGAGATTACTGCTGACCGGCAAATTATCGCCTTTTGCTGTTAGAATAAAGACAGCTGGTTCTTGTCAGCCATTCCTTCTAGACAGCCATGTTGATCTAAATATTCCAGTACTGTTTTTGAAATCCTGCTTCGCTCACGTAAATCTTCTTTTGATAAAAATTCACCGTCCTCACGCGCTTTTTCAATGTTAATCGCAGCATTTGTCCCTAAACCATCTACTGCATTAAATGGCGGGATCAAACTGTTATCTTCAACAAGAAATTCTGTCGCAGATGACCGGTAAAGATCTACCTTCTGAAAATGGTAGCCCCTTTCATTCATTTCCAATGCCAATTCCAAGACTGTAAGTAAACTTTTCTCTTTTGGCGGGGCATCATTACCTTTTTCTAAAATCTCTTTCACTCGTTTGCGAATAGCTTCTGATCCTTTAATCATCGTATCTAATTCAAAATCATCCGCTCTTACTGTGAAATAAGCAGCATAGAATAATATAGGATGATGCACCTTGAAATAAGCAATACGAATCGCCATTAATACATACGCAGCAGCGTGTGCTTTAGGGAACATATATTTAATTTTTTTACAGGAATCGATGTACCAGTCCGGCACATCATGTTTTTTCATTTCCTCAATCCACTCTGGATCAAGTCCTTTCCCTTTACGAACAAACTCCATGATTTTAAAAGCAAGGGATGCATCGAGACCTTTGTGCATCAAGTAGACCATGATATCATCACGACACCCGATAACATCTGGCAAGCCACAAATACCATTGTTAATCAATTCCTGTGCATTACCTAACCATACATCTGTACCGTGACTCAGTCCGGAAATAATAACAAGCTCAGCAAACGTTTTTGGCTTTGTATCCTCCAGCATCTGGCGAACGAATCGGGTACCAAATTCCGGTACCCCCAAAGTACCAGTCTTACACATAATTTGTTCTGAAGTTACGCCTAACACTTCCGGTCCGGAGAAAATTTTCATTACTTCCTCATCATCGGTCGGAACTGTCTGAGGATCTATTCCACTTAAATCCTGTAACATTCTGATAACTGTTGGATCATCGTGTCCAAGTATGTCTAATTTCAATAGGTTATCATGAATAGAATGGAAATCAAAATGTGTTGTTCTCCATTCGGAGTTACGGTCATCTGCCGGAAACTGTATTGGTGTAAAATCATAAATTTCTTTGTCATCCGGTACAACAATGATACCACCTGGGTGCTGGCCGGTCGTCCTTTTCGCACCGGTACAACCTTTCACAAGTCGATCAACCTCAGCTTGTTTCAAGGTCATCTCCTTATCACTTGCATACCCTTTAACATAACCGTATGCTGTTTTCTCCGCAACTGTACCTATTGTTCCGGCACGATATACGTTATCTTCACCGAATAAGACTTTCGTATAGTTATGCGCACGCGGCTGATATTCACCAGAGAAGTTCAAATCAATATCGGGTACTTTATCCCCTTTGAAACCTAAGAACGTCTCAAAAGGAATATCCTGACCATCTTTCTTTAATGGTACGTCACAATTGGAACAATTTTTATCAGGTAAATCGAAGCCGCTCCCCACAGAGCCATCATCGAAGAACTGACTCTCTTTACATTCCGGACAGACGTAGTGAGGCGGTAACGGATTTACTTCTGTAATCTCGGTGAAAGTCGCAATTAATGATGAACCTACGGATCCCCGTGAACCAACTAAATAACCATCATCGAGTGACTTCTTCACCAGCTTCTGTGAAATTAAATAAATGACCGCAAACCCATGCCCAATAATACTTTTCAGTTCTTTTTCTATCCGTTTTTCAACAATTTCTGGTAATTCATCACCATAGACTGAGCGGGCAAAATTATAACTTAAATCTCTAATTTCTTGTTCCGCACCATCAATGTTTGGTGTATATAAGTCTTCTTTGACAGGTTTAATGTCTTCCAATTGATCTACGAGCGCATTAGGATTATCAATCACAATTTCTTTCGCTTTCTCATCACCTAAAAAGGAAAAAGCATCCATCATTTCTTTTGTTGTCCGGAAATATGCGTTTGGCAGTGTTTGCCTACTTAACGGATTACCACTTTGTGAGGCAATCAGTATTTGACGGTATATTCGATCATTTTCGTTAATGTGATGAACATTTCCTGTCGCCACGCATGGTTTATTAAGATCATTAGCTAATTGAACTATATTTCGGATAATATCGTATAACTGTGCTTCATTCTGCACTAATTCTTTGTCATATAAATGAACAAAATTGGCTGGCGGCTGAACCTCAATATAATCATAAAATTTCGCTGCTTTCTCAGCCTGTTCCTTTGATTTTTGCATCATCGTTTCAAAGACTTCCCCTTGATCACAAGCAGTTCCAACTAATATGCCTTCTCGATACTGCTGTAGCTTGGACCTTGGAATTCTTGGTACACGATAAAAATAATTGATATGTGCCATCGATACCAGCTTATAAATATTTTTCAAGCCTTCCTGGGTCACGGCAAGCAACGTCGCATGGAAAGGTCTCGAACGTTGATACGCATTACCTTCCCCCATATGCTGATTATATTGATTGTGATTGGTAATTCCACGTTCTATTGATAGTTTCACAAATTTCCACAACAAATAACCTGTTGCTTCTGCATCGTAAATCGCCCGGTGATGCTGGGTTAATTCAATATCAAGCTTTTTACAAAGTGTATTCAGACGGTGATTTTTCAATTCAGGGAAAAGTAATCTAGCTAATTCTAATGTATCAATTACAGGATTACTTGCCTCATCATATCCAATCCGCTTAAATCCAGTATTTAAAAAGCCCATATCGAAGTCTGCATTATGAGCAACCAGAATCGCATCGCCCATCCAAGTATGGAATTCCTTCAATACATCTTCCACTTCTGGAGCATCCTTGACCATATCATCGGTTATACCCGTTAAATTCGTTGTCGTTTCGGACAGCGGATGATGAGGATTGGCAAACGATTCATAACGGTCCACAATCTCTCCGTTTTTTATTTTCACTGCTGCAAGTTCAATAACGGTATCGTATATAGCTGATAAACCAGTTGTTTCCACGTCAAATACAACATACGTATCCTCTGCCAAATCACGATCTGCTTCATTATAGGCAATCGGCACACCGTCATCGACAATATTCGCTTCGACACCGTAGACGATTTTTACTCCATGCTTTTGTCCTGCTGCATATGCCTCAGGATAAGCTTGTGCGACAGCGTGATCCGTAATGGCAATAGCTTTATGTCCCCATTTACCAGCTTGCTCGACTAATTTGGAGGCTGACACCACTGCATCCATCTGACTCATTAATGTGTGCGCATGGAGTTCTAAACGTTTCTCCCCGTTCAAACCAGGATCGTCTCTTGTGATCGTAGGAGCTTGTTGAATGTCCTTTGCCATCATCGTTAATTCATTAGTGAAATTATCGGTCTGAATCATACCTTTTGCCTTAATCCAAAGTCCTTCTTTTAATTGTTTAAATTTCTCAACATCCTGATCACCTTTGGAAAACATTTTAATCTGGAAGGAATCCGTGTAATCTGTCACCTTCAAGATAAGCAAATGCCTGCCGGATCGTAATTCACGGATGTCGGCATCAAATAGATAGCCTTGAAAGACAATACTTTTCTCTTCTTCAAAAATATCTCTCATTGGTACAGGTTGTTCTTTAATCGGATAGCCGAGTTGAACAGGGCCCGTATCAGTCTCCTGTTTTGATTCCTGCGCGCGTTTTTCTTGTTGTTTAAAGGCTTCTTCGACCTTTTTACGATCTTCCATCGCTTTTTCCTGTTGGAATTTCTCTAATTCCTCCTGCTGGTCAGCTACTTCCATTTTGATAAATTGCTTGGCAAGTCCAGCTTTTGTACAAAATTGATCAAGATGTCCCTGGATGTTTTTCCCCCATTGTGCTTCAATCTGGTTACTTACAGTTAACATAATATTATTATCGTTAAATAATGGCTTTTTATTTTCAATTGCACGGTATTTTGGGGATTCATTCACCAATTCTGATAAAAAGATTTGCCAATAATCAAAGCGTTCTTTCTCGCTGAGCTGATCTTGCTGCACTTGTATCGACCAGGTAACCTTTGCAATGGAAGAAAATGCTTCCGTTAGTTTCAATATAAACAACTGATAAATATCAGCAGGAACCGATTGGGCAAGCTGAAAGTGAAAATGCCAGCGCTGATCAGAACGAAATACTTCTAGTTTTTCGATACTTCCTTCTTGAAAATACTTATTTTTCATGTCGTCCGCTATTCCAATTTGATCCATTAAAAGTCGGAATTTCTCATGATTAGAGATACTCATGCCCGATCTCCTTTACTTGTTAATCTTTCCAATATAGCTTACATAAAGATAATTCCCTTGTCTGTTTGGTGGAGACAAGGGAATTGTATTAGTTAAACATTGCATGTAATTTCGGAAGCAAATCTGATAGATGAAGATCTTCTTGTTCCCCATTCTCTCTCAACTTGCATTCTACATAACCATCTGCAGCTTTCTTGCCGACTGTTACACGGACTGGTAATCCTATTAAGTCACTGTCAGCAAATTTTACACCAGGACGTTCTTTACGGTCGTCATATAAAACAGAGATGTTATTTGCTTCTAATTGTTGATAGATTTCTTCTGCCAATTCCGATTGTTCATCGTTTTTTGGATTTACTGCTATTAAATGGACTTGATATGGAGTTATTGCTTTTGGCCATTTTATCCCATTTTCATCATTGTATTGCTCTACGATAGCAGCAATTGTACGAGAGACACCGACTCCATAACATCCCATTGTCATCGTTTCTTGTTTGCCTTGCTCATTTAAAAAAGAAGCACCTAGTTTCTCTGCGTAGAACATACCTAATTTGAAGACCTGTCCCACTTCGATGCCTTTTGCAAAATGAATCGTTCCTTGTCCATCTGGAGACGGATCGCCTTCCTGGATAAAGCGAAGGTCGTGGTATGCTGATATGTTAAAATCACGATCAGGATTAGCATTTTTATAATGCTTATCATTTTCATTGGCACCGCAGTACGTATTTTTCATAACTGCAACAGCATGATCAGCAATGACTTGTATTTCTTCTGGTACAGAAACTGGACCAATTGATCCTACTTCTGCTCCGAATAATTGCTTCGTTTCTTCCTGTGATGCCAGTTCTACTTCTGTTGCACCCAGAGCATGCTTTAATTTAATATCATTTATCTCATGGTCTCCACGTGACAGCACTAATACAAAGCGCTCGTCAACTTTAAATAAAAGAGATTTGATCCCTTTATCCAATGGTTCTTGTATAAATTGTGATACTTGCTCCATTGACTTGTAACCAGGTGTATCTATTATTCCTAATTCCTGCATTGCTTCCGTATTTTCCGGATAGTCAATATTGACTGCCGCCATCTCAATATTTGCCGCAAAGTCAGATGTATCTGAATAGGCAAT includes the following:
- the rimP gene encoding ribosome maturation factor RimP yields the protein MALNIAQQTEEFVTPILEELSLELVDIVYEKEGPNWFLRVYIDKDGGVDIEECGLVSEKLSTKLDEADPIKEAYFLEVSSPGVERPLKKSEDFEKHVGHHVYVKLYEPVAGEKEFTGDLTHFENGYATIQYKEKNQKKEVEIPFDKIAKARLAVTFD
- a CDS encoding PolC-type DNA polymerase III, which gives rise to MSISNHEKFRLLMDQIGIADDMKNKYFQEGSIEKLEVFRSDQRWHFHFQLAQSVPADIYQLFILKLTEAFSSIAKVTWSIQVQQDQLSEKERFDYWQIFLSELVNESPKYRAIENKKPLFNDNNIMLTVSNQIEAQWGKNIQGHLDQFCTKAGLAKQFIKMEVADQQEELEKFQQEKAMEDRKKVEEAFKQQEKRAQESKQETDTGPVQLGYPIKEQPVPMRDIFEEEKSIVFQGYLFDADIRELRSGRHLLILKVTDYTDSFQIKMFSKGDQDVEKFKQLKEGLWIKAKGMIQTDNFTNELTMMAKDIQQAPTITRDDPGLNGEKRLELHAHTLMSQMDAVVSASKLVEQAGKWGHKAIAITDHAVAQAYPEAYAAGQKHGVKIVYGVEANIVDDGVPIAYNEADRDLAEDTYVVFDVETTGLSAIYDTVIELAAVKIKNGEIVDRYESFANPHHPLSETTTNLTGITDDMVKDAPEVEDVLKEFHTWMGDAILVAHNADFDMGFLNTGFKRIGYDEASNPVIDTLELARLLFPELKNHRLNTLCKKLDIELTQHHRAIYDAEATGYLLWKFVKLSIERGITNHNQYNQHMGEGNAYQRSRPFHATLLAVTQEGLKNIYKLVSMAHINYFYRVPRIPRSKLQQYREGILVGTACDQGEVFETMMQKSKEQAEKAAKFYDYIEVQPPANFVHLYDKELVQNEAQLYDIIRNIVQLANDLNKPCVATGNVHHINENDRIYRQILIASQSGNPLSRQTLPNAYFRTTKEMMDAFSFLGDEKAKEIVIDNPNALVDQLEDIKPVKEDLYTPNIDGAEQEIRDLSYNFARSVYGDELPEIVEKRIEKELKSIIGHGFAVIYLISQKLVKKSLDDGYLVGSRGSVGSSLIATFTEITEVNPLPPHYVCPECKESQFFDDGSVGSGFDLPDKNCSNCDVPLKKDGQDIPFETFLGFKGDKVPDIDLNFSGEYQPRAHNYTKVLFGEDNVYRAGTIGTVAEKTAYGYVKGYASDKEMTLKQAEVDRLVKGCTGAKRTTGQHPGGIIVVPDDKEIYDFTPIQFPADDRNSEWRTTHFDFHSIHDNLLKLDILGHDDPTVIRMLQDLSGIDPQTVPTDDEEVMKIFSGPEVLGVTSEQIMCKTGTLGVPEFGTRFVRQMLEDTKPKTFAELVIISGLSHGTDVWLGNAQELINNGICGLPDVIGCRDDIMVYLMHKGLDASLAFKIMEFVRKGKGLDPEWIEEMKKHDVPDWYIDSCKKIKYMFPKAHAAAYVLMAIRIAYFKVHHPILFYAAYFTVRADDFELDTMIKGSEAIRKRVKEILEKGNDAPPKEKSLLTVLELALEMNERGYHFQKVDLYRSSATEFLVEDNSLIPPFNAVDGLGTNAAINIEKAREDGEFLSKEDLRERSRISKTVLEYLDQHGCLEGMADKNQLSLF
- a CDS encoding proline--tRNA ligase: MRHSKTLIPTLKEVPADAEIRSHQLLVRAGYIRQTASGIYSLLPLGNKVLKNVEKIVREEMEKIGAVEMLMPALQPSELWKETGRWDSYGRELMRLNDRHDREFALGATHEEVTTSLIADEVKSYKKLPLSVYQIQTKYRDERRPRFGLLRGREFVMKDAYSFHTSQESLDETYQKFYSAYQNIFSRCGLNFRAVIADSGAMGGKDTHEFMALSEVGEDTIAYSDTSDFAANIEMAAVNIDYPENTEAMQELGIIDTPGYKSMEQVSQFIQEPLDKGIKSLLFKVDERFVLVLSRGDHEINDIKLKHALGATEVELASQEETKQLFGAEVGSIGPVSVPEEIQVIADHAVAVMKNTYCGANENDKHYKNANPDRDFNISAYHDLRFIQEGDPSPDGQGTIHFAKGIEVGQVFKLGMFYAEKLGASFLNEQGKQETMTMGCYGVGVSRTIAAIVEQYNDENGIKWPKAITPYQVHLIAVNPKNDEQSELAEEIYQQLEANNISVLYDDRKERPGVKFADSDLIGLPVRVTVGKKAADGYVECKLRENGEQEDLHLSDLLPKLHAMFN